A single region of the Micropterus dolomieu isolate WLL.071019.BEF.003 ecotype Adirondacks linkage group LG02, ASM2129224v1, whole genome shotgun sequence genome encodes:
- the znf281a gene encoding zinc finger protein 281 — translation MLQKTVVTPLSTSRLEPREDVTTLYTSDFQYNTGLCHMQKYSDDTVIVGFIKDGQEGEYRSLVEDFMRWCGTNHLQLSTSKTKEMLPSQLGKEPIGRKGRRSNGDGQEGKPRKKRNEAKQSMMLDADGGSLSPGTKPHICEHCTASFRSSYHLRRHVLIHTGERPFRCNQCNMSFIQKYLLQRHEKIHSGEKPFSCDQCNMRFIQKYHMERHKRTHSGEKPYRCETCQQYFSRTDRLLKHKRTCGEAIKKGLDPGMMELDCVDMGHGSYGITQGNTGSTGRKRGRSKNSGEGGERKKKKGDGGGMRVPHIHGAVSGGYSIHEYSIENQTVSSSTEPGPSMQQVHHGRAPKMAFKKANRKSLDKAGAGQAKAGSLEQSGGIDGLGLIQGNGVKVGPATSNYDDAMQFLKKRRYLQAANNANSSGPGVVGGTTSEYDVGIGHMSSQQSVIQGVVSSVMDNDVPLSLDRSGIPDEVLQSILDHYTQKPDGSHHDVHFDIGDHHVELNPASADISHHTDTPSPSGDKTVMMHEYSRFLLQALERTSHSASFPLSPGPPASGPFTSSHPGNPLYADKNIYTTAPLECGFGQSVASPSLPSSMPKSHFAMLTGSSPQHSFHLSSLEASTHQQLTPSQELTDQMEKQQHSSTPPSSYQISPSDLSSQKDHPPVKNGTVVYPLASSQDLASLDSSKPSYQIENFAQAFGSQFKPDGRGLSYGTDSSGEVDHRIRTPVSEFSGYSSLLSDVNEPVSTGSKTTTSQSYR, via the exons ATGCTCCAGAAGACAG TTGTTActcctctctccacctctcgGCTTGAGCCACGTGAGGACGTAACAACCTTGTACACATCTGACTTCCAGTATAACACCGGGCTCTGCCACATGCAGAAATACTCAGATGATACTGTAATAGTTGGCTTTATCAAGGATGGACAGGAGGGGGAGTACAGGAGCCTGGTAGAGGACTTCATGAGGTGGTGCGGGACCAACCATCTGCAGCTGAGCACCTCCAAAACCAAAgagatg CTGCCGAGTCAGTTAGGAAAGGAGCCCATTGGGAGGAAAGGCCGAAGGTCAAATGGTGATGGACAGGAGGGTAAACCAAGAAAGAAGAGAAACGAGGCAAAG CAATCAATGATGCTGGATGCAGATGGAGGCAGCCTGTCGCCGGGAACCAAGCCTCACATCTGTGAGCACTGCACTGCATCGTTCAGAAGCTCCTATCACTTACGCAGACATGTCCTCATTCACACAG GTGAAAGACCTTTCAGATGCAATCAGTGCAACATGAGTTTCATTCAGAAATACCTTCTCCAGCGACACGAGAAAATCCACAGTG gAGAGAAGCCGttcagctgtgaccagtgtaaCATGCGTTTCATTCAAAAGTACCACATGGAGAGGCACAAGAGGACGCACAGTGGAGAAAAACCGTATAGATGTGAGACCTGCCAACAG TATTTTTCTAGGACAGACCGACTGCTTAAGCACAAGCGAACCTGTGGAGAAGCCATAAAGAAGGGGCTGGATCCTGGAATGATGGAGTTGGATTGTGTAGACATGGGACATGGCAGCTATGGGATCACTCAGGGAAATACTGGGAGTactgggagaaagagaggaaggtCTAAAAACTCCGGAGAGGGAGGGGAGCGCAAGAAAAAGAAGGGGGATGGAGGCGGCATGAGGGTACCGCACATTCACGGGGCTGTATCTGGAGGCTACAGCATTCATGAATACTCTATAGAGAATCAAACAGTATCTTCCTCTACTGAGCCAGGGCCCAGCATGCAGCAGGTCCACCACGGCCGAGCTCCAAAGATGGCATTCAAGAAGGCCAATCGTAAGAGCCTGGACAAAGCTGGTGCGggacaggccaaagcaggctcGTTGGAACAGAGTGGGGGCATAGATGGTCTTGGGCTCATACAGGGTAACGGGGTTAAAGTAGGGCCCGCAACCAGCAACTATGACGACGCCATGCAGTTCCTCAAGAAAAGACGCTACCTTCAAGCAGCAAACAATGCAAACTCATCAGGGCCAGGAGTGGTTGGAGGAACTACCAGTGAGTATGATGTCGGCATTGGTCACATGTCCTCCCAGCAGTCGGTCATTCAGGGTGTCGTTTCCAGTGTGATGGACAATGACGTACCTCTGAGTCTCGATAGGTCGGGGATCCCAGATGAGGTGCTACAGAGCATCCTCGACCACTACACCCAAAAACCTGATGGCTCGCACCACGACGTTCACTTTGACATCGGTGACCACCACGTGGAGCTGAACCCCGCCTCAGCTGACATCAGCCACCACACTGACACTCCCAGCCCATCTGGAGACAAGACTGTAATGATGCACGAGTACTCGCGCTTCCTGCTGCAGGCTTTGGAGCGCACCAGCCACAGTGCCAGCTTCCCTCTGAGCCCCGGGCCTCCCGCCTCAGGACCATTCACCAGTTCCCACCCGGGAAATCCCCTCTATGCTGACAAGAACATCTACACTACAGCCCCACTGGAGTGTGGTTTCGGCCAGTCGGTGGCCTCGCCTTCGCTGCCCTCCTCTATGCCAAAGTCTCACTTTGCGATGCTGACAGGCTCCTCACCACAGCACAGCTTCCACCTGAGCAGCCTGGAGGCCTCCACGCACCAGCAGCTCACCCCTTCTCAGGAGCTCACCGACCAGATGGAGAAGCAGCAGCACTCCTCCACTCCCCCTTCCTCCTACCAGATCAGCCCATCTGACCTTAGCAGCCAGAAGGACCACCCGCCAGTTAAGAATGGTACGGTGGTCTACCCTCTGGCCTCCTCGCAGGATCTGGCCTCTCTGGACTCCTCGAAGCCTTCCTACCAGATAGAAAACTTTGCCCAGGCCTTTGGCTCTCAGTTCAAGCCAGACGGCCGTGGCTTGTCTTATGGCACTGATTCTAGTGGGGAGGTGGATCACAGGATACGGACGCCTGTGTCTGAATTCTCAGGGTATAGTAGTTTGTTATCTGATGTCAATGAGCCAGTAAGTACAGGTTCCAAAACTACAACAAGCCAAAGCTACAGATGA